Below is a window of Myxococcales bacterium DNA.
CGCCGCAAAGAATTGTCGCTGCGCTGGATTGCCGCCCACTCGGGCAACCGTTGGAACGAATACGCCGACGCGCTGGCCACGGCCTATCGCCGTAGCGTGCGTTGAGACAACCGAGAAGCTTCGCAGTGAGTCAGGCGTGGCAAGGTAGCCTGTGCTTCGATCCAAGCGAATATGAGAATCAAATTCAATTGCCAAGGCTTTTTGGCGATAGAACTCACGCAGCTCGGCGGTCACGTGGCGAGGCAAGCAGCGACCATTAGCATCGTCCTGCCAGCTTTGCGGGAAGCTGCCGAGGTGCGCCTGCATCACCTGTTCGTGGTGCCGGGGCTTTATCGGCGGTCAGGCTCACATGTTCGTCCCAGCCGCCTAACGGCCGATCGCAATGATCTGCTCCAGCGTGTCGCAGGCCGCATCGAAGGGCTCCTGTGCAACCCGCTTTAAGGGATGCGGTTTGGCATTGCGTGCGCGCCAATCGAACGACTTAGGCTGATGCCCCAAAATGTAGCTTGTCACACCCGTCGCGCCCTTGAATCGCACGGCGAACGGGTTTGTCTCATTGAACGCAGCCGTGGTCATCGGCAATCCTATGACGATCCCGGTGCGCAGGTTGAACTCGCGCGGAGAAAGCACCACAAGAGGATGAATATCCTTCATTTCTCTTCCCGCCTGCGGATTGCAATCGATCCAAATCATGTCTCGTCTATCCGGACACCAGGACGCTTTGGGCGTAGCCACTACAATGCTTCTTTCCCGCGTGGCACCGTAGCCATCACCTCGCCCCCGTGTTTGACTGGATCGAAGGCAGCTAGCTTCTGTGCGAGGGTGAGCTTGGCTTTCCCCAAAGACCGCACCACAACTGTTGATTCTTCCGCAACAACTTCCACTGGCTGGCCAATCTCGAAGTGCGCCGAGCGCGCCACTGCAGCGGGAATCCGAACCGCCAAGCTGTTCCCCCACTGCTGGACTGTTGAGGTTGATCGCTTTGCGTTGGCCATGTAGATACAAGTATATACACCAAAGCCGGCCGCGGCAAGGGTCGCACCTAGATGGGGATAGGACGGACAAACACTGCGTCCTATCGCATCAAAAATGTCAACGCAAAGTAGAAATGTCCGCTTTTCTGCAAGTTAGAAATGTCCTCCATGCGGCGCGTCAGGGGGTATTAGCGGAGGCGGGGTTTTGGCCACTTGTCCATAGATGCACGGCGGGCACGGCCCATGCCCAGGGCAGGTGGCGACGTGCAGCTGTGGGCAAGTGCAGGGCCAAAAGCATGCCGCAGCGGCTGGTGAGCTACGCCAGCCGCTACGGCTACGTGGCGCCGTTGGTGCCCCGGTCCAGGGGGGGGGTCGACGCCTCGCGGGCTGCGGCTCTGCGGGCGCGTGCGGCTTCGGTGTAGCGACGCTGCTTGGCTTTTTGTTCCCGGTCAAACTCTTGCAAATAGCTGGCGAAGGCTTCCGCTGCGCCAGGGTTAATGCCCGTGGGCGTTGGTCCCGCTGATTCAGCCTCCGCGCGTTGGGCACGCAATCGTTCCTTTTGTCGAAGCGTGAGCTTCTTGGACCTAAGACGGGCTTCATCTCGAACCTGCTGCTGCTGCTGAATGACCGCCAGCGCAGTGCCCAATCGATTGTTCTCGACAATCTCACCCTGGTTCACGTGGGGACTCTTGTCGAAGAGTGCAAAGGAAAGCGGCTGGTTGTTGTGGCGCAATTGCACTTGGCCGTCTTTCCACAAGTGCACGCGCACGGTCTTTCCCGCAAGCTTGCTCGTTTCTGTCGTTGGTTCGACCAGATATGAGTTTCTCTGAAACTGCACCACCAGACTCTGCGACAGCTTTCGGTCCTCTTGCCACGTGAAGATGAGATTCAAGTCCTCGCCCTCAAGCAAGGGACGGTGGGCATTATGAAGACTGCGAGGAGCACGCTCGAAGCGGTTGTTGTAGGCGTCCATAAAGGCAGGGACGAAGGCATTCGCATCTTCCGCATTGCTGATACCATGAAGCCGCAGCTCCTTGACCAAACGGTCTTGCAGCGTCTTGTTCATGCGCTCTACACGACCTTTGGCCTGCGCTGTGTTCGCACAAATGATGTCTATGTTTAGTTCTCCCAATGCGCGACCATACTGCGTGACACCCTTTGCCGCACCTGTTGAACCTTCCTGGTTTACTCGGAAGATGCTGTGTTTGTCGCTATAGAAGGCCGCTGGCTTTCCATGCTTCCGTACGTAGCTTGCAGTCGCATCGAAGTAGTCGAAGGCCGATTCCACTTCCACAAAGCGCAGCTCCATCAGCCTTCCCGTGGCATCGTCGATGAACACCAACAGGGTGCATCTTTGTCCGCGGCCCTCGAACCATTCGTGATCGCTCCCATCTATCTGAACCAGCTCACCAAGACAGTCCCGCCGTCTTCGCGGCTGGTGGATGCGCGGCCCTCGTTGCGCCCGCGGCGTCCAGATCTCGGCGCCGATCATCCACTTGCGCAACGTCTCCCGGGATACACGAACGCCATGTAGCTCAGTAAGTTTCTCGTGAGCCAACGTCGGCCCGAAGTCCCTGTAGCGCTCACTGATGAGACCTACGGCGTACTCTTGCACCACCTCCGGCAACTGACGGTTGCTGGGGCGTCCGCGCTTTCGCGACACGAGAGCCCGAGGCCCTTGACACCTCATGGACTGGCACAATCGGCGCACCTGGCGCTGACTAAGTCCCAGAACCATGGCGGCTTCTGCTTGCGTCAGCCGCTTTTCCAACACTCGCTGGACGACCTGCATTCGGTCCATTTCCAGCGCGCTCATCGTGACAAGATCCCTGGCCATTGCGGCCCGAGGCTGCCAGGCAGCGGCGCCCAAAAGAGGACATTTCTAAGTTGCACAAAGCGGACATTTTCACTTTGCGTCTACATCAGAAAGCCCGATAAAATATGTTCTGTCAACTAACGTAAGCCGCCTTGCGCCCTAAGCTGGCTGCCGGGCGCCTCGGCGTCAGACCAGACGGGGTTTTTCTTTTCTTCCGGGCGCAAGATACTCATGGATGCCGAGACTCCGAATTCTATGACCCCACCGCGCACGTCTGTGCCCTTCGCCGCTGCGCTGGCGCTTGCGTTGACGAGCGGCGCTGCGGCGCTGGGTCACGAGCTGCTGTGGACGCGGCGGTTGCTGGATGTCACGGGAAGCAGCGCCGCGTCGGGTACGCGCGTGTTTGGCGCGTTTTTCCTTGGTCTTTCGCTTGGCGCTCTCGTGATCGCGCGGCACTCTGTCTTCACGAGGCGGCCCTGGCTTTGGCTTGCACTGGCCGAGCTCGCGATCGCCGCGCTCAGCGCTCCTCTACTTTTCCTACCAGAATTCACAGACTGGATTTGGCCCTGGCTCGGCCGCGCGCCTCTGACGGGCGCGGCGGGAGGGGCCATCAAGCTCCTGGTGTCTATCGTGTTCGTCTGCCCACCCGCCGTGATGATGGGCACCACGCTGCCGCTGTTGGCCGCTGCCGCGGTGGATGCGCAGCCCAATATGGCACGCCATGGGATTTGGCTCTACGGCGCAAACACGGCGGGAGGCGTGCTTGGTCTCATCCTGGTGCTGCTCGTGCTCATGCCCGTGCTAGGGGTGCGGGGCGCGATGACGATGATCCTCCTCAATGCGATCGTGGCGGGGGTGGCCTTTGGGTTCGCGCGTTCCCGCCCGCGGGCGGCTGCGGCGCGGCCCCTTCCACGCGGCGACGTGGCCGAGGGAACACGCCCCCCTCGTTGGGTCATCGCGCTGGCGGCCTTTTCGGGCTTCGGAATTCTCGCCGCTGAGGTGATCGCGCTACGCCTCCTCATGCTCCTGGCCACCACTTCCTTGCACGCTCCGTTCGGGGTGCTGGTCGCTGTGATCCTCGCGCTGGCCGCGGCCGCCTTTGCAACGCCGCTCGTGCGTACGTCCCTGTCCCTGCAGGCGGTGACGGCGTTCGCGCTGGTTGCCGCGGGCCTGTGCTTCGCGCTTGCGCCCTTTCTCTTCGTCCAAGTGGCGGCCCATCCCGATTGGCTCAGCGCCGCGGGGGCGGGCGCTTTCGTTGCGCGGTTGGCTCTGCTCACGCTCGCGGTGATCGGCCCTGGCGTGTTGTTTGCGGGAACGGTGTTTCCAAACCTGTTTCGTTTGGCACGTGGTCGCAACGGTCATGCCTCGGCTCTCGCGTGGTTGCTCGCGGCCAACGGTCTGGGCGGTCTGATTGGCGCCGAAGTGGCGTATCGAGGGCTGTTGCCCTGGCTCGGACCACACGTCGCGTTGGGCGCTGTCGGGCTGCTCTACGTCGTGGCCGGTGCCTTGATGGCGGCGTTGGCAAAGTCGATGCGGCACGTATTTCTGGCGGCCCCGGTGCTCGCTGGGGTCGTGGCGCTCGTGTTCGTGCCCTTGAGGAATCTGCCCATCGTGAACCCCCACATGAACTTCGCCATCATCGCGCAGGAAAGTGGACGTGAGGGCACGCTGGTGGTGGCCGACCACCCGCAGATGGGGCGCCTGATGCTGGTCGACAACCAGTATGTGCTCGGAAGCACGAGCGCTCGCCACGATCAAGAACGCCAGGCCCACCTCGCGTTGCTGCTGCATCCGCTCCCGCGGCGTGTGGCCTTCATCGGGGTAGCCACTGGCATGACGCCCGGGGCGGCGCTGATGCATCCCGAGGTGCAAGCCATCGAGGCGATCGAGCTCTCCGAAGTGGTGACACGTATGGCCCGCCAGCACTTCGGCGATGTCAATCATCACGTGCTGGATCACG
It encodes the following:
- a CDS encoding type II toxin-antitoxin system PemK/MazF family toxin, which translates into the protein MIWIDCNPQAGREMKDIHPLVVLSPREFNLRTGIVIGLPMTTAAFNETNPFAVRFKGATGVTSYILGHQPKSFDWRARNAKPHPLKRVAQEPFDAACDTLEQIIAIGR
- a CDS encoding fused MFS/spermidine synthase, which produces MTPPRTSVPFAAALALALTSGAAALGHELLWTRRLLDVTGSSAASGTRVFGAFFLGLSLGALVIARHSVFTRRPWLWLALAELAIAALSAPLLFLPEFTDWIWPWLGRAPLTGAAGGAIKLLVSIVFVCPPAVMMGTTLPLLAAAAVDAQPNMARHGIWLYGANTAGGVLGLILVLLVLMPVLGVRGAMTMILLNAIVAGVAFGFARSRPRAAAARPLPRGDVAEGTRPPRWVIALAAFSGFGILAAEVIALRLLMLLATTSLHAPFGVLVAVILALAAAAFATPLVRTSLSLQAVTAFALVAAGLCFALAPFLFVQVAAHPDWLSAAGAGAFVARLALLTLAVIGPGVLFAGTVFPNLFRLARGRNGHASALAWLLAANGLGGLIGAEVAYRGLLPWLGPHVALGAVGLLYVVAGALMAALAKSMRHVFLAAPVLAGVVALVFVPLRNLPIVNPHMNFAIIAQESGREGTLVVADHPQMGRLMLVDNQYVLGSTSARHDQERQAHLALLLHPLPRRVAFIGVATGMTPGAALMHPEVQAIEAIELSEVVTRMARQHFGDVNHHVLDHEKVTVAVEDGRSYLAAAQDAFDVVAGDLFLPWGAGAGSLYSLEHFRAVKRALREGGLFCQWLPAYQLTSDQLTLIINTFLQVFPEAELFRGGFHPDRPTLALIGLKGPGLDWNVVRQRADALRARDDVKDPSVRSQEALALLHLGPAAPLVQPATPVNTLANMLFERDASKVRLSGGGQGLYLYNRNWTTFLEGRYRHLGSGAAELTRSEAVRRWARLGIMLTNWEIARRTGHASAPDLQRQIAQAFPRSVAADHGADWSHWPGLGRWQLER
- a CDS encoding AbrB/MazE/SpoVT family DNA-binding domain-containing protein: MANAKRSTSTVQQWGNSLAVRIPAAVARSAHFEIGQPVEVVAEESTVVVRSLGKAKLTLAQKLAAFDPVKHGGEVMATVPRGKEAL